One genomic region from Phragmites australis chromosome 1, lpPhrAust1.1, whole genome shotgun sequence encodes:
- the LOC133888803 gene encoding uncharacterized protein LOC133888803, translating to MIDGSLVINWCFKPFLCGSGGAPDGELQSSQLSRCLALVELHTEVELPTVVESSRIHPTAACGALADGGARGSLDGGSDGALDDRSRSSRISQRQIWWSSVRKKSFPCGGARESPNGCSGSSGAHRSTRWQLAKLPMMAELVDLSTAAPMKLRTAGRGARESPNDLRDPSRGTSSGVAPQCVVHVLDHVDLPREAPVGGSGSTRKIPGAHSDSRPAQKGQGGLGAEVRVRGAVGLEISGATRACRREDDPSVEHCASARLQNSRSFRHRHASRDGADD from the exons ATGATCGATGGTTCGCTTGTTATTAATTGGTGTTTCAAGCCCTTTCTCTG CGGCTCCGGTGGAGCTCCAGATGGAGAGTTACAGAGCTCGCAGCTCTCTCGATGTCTGGCTCTTGTGGAGCTACATACGGAGGTAGAGCTCCCAACAGTTGTGGAGAGCTCACGGATCCACCCGACGGCGGCATGCGGAGCTCTAGCTGATGGCGGAGCTCGTGGATCTCTCGATGGTGGCTCCGATGGAGCTCTTGATGATAGGTCGAGGAGCTCGAGGATCTCCCAACGACAAATCTGGTGGAGCTCCGTACGGAAGAAAAGCTTCCCATGTGGTGGAGCTCGCGAGTCTCCAAATGGTTGCTCCGGCAGCAGTGGAGCTCACAGATCTACTCGATGGCAGCTTGCGAAGCTCCCGATGATGGCGGAGCTCGTGGATCTTTCTACGGCGGCTCCGATGAAGCTCCGAACGGCGGGTCGCGGAGCTCGGGAATCTCCCAACGATCTCAGGGATCCGTCTCGGGGAACCTCCTCCGGCGTCGCACCGCAATGCGTGGTACATGTTCTCGATCATGTGGATCTGCCACGCGAGGCTCCGGTCGGTGGCTCTGGCAGCACACGGAAGATCCCAGGTGCGCACTCGGACTCACGACCGGCGCAGAAGGGGCAGGGCGGCTTGGGGGCCGAGGTTAGGGTTCGCGGGGCCGTGGGCCTTGAGATCAGCGGGGCAACGCGAGCATGCCGGCGAGAAGACGACCCATCGGTTGAACACTGCGCCTCGGCACGCCTCCAAAATTCTAGAAGCTTCCGCCATCGCCATGCTTCGAGAGATGGTGCTGATGACTGA